One window of Polycladomyces zharkentensis genomic DNA carries:
- a CDS encoding small, acid-soluble spore protein, alpha/beta type, which yields MARRGGVMSEALKVEIAKELGFYDVVQKEGWGGIKARDAGNMVKRAIEIAEASLAKK from the coding sequence ATGGCACGTAGAGGCGGCGTCATGTCGGAGGCCTTGAAGGTCGAAATCGCAAAGGAACTGGGCTTTTATGACGTGGTCCAGAAGGAAGGCTGGGGCGGGATCAAGGCTCGTGACGCAGGGAACATGGTGAAACGGGCGATTGAGATCGCGGAAGCGAGCTTGGCCAAAAAATAG
- a CDS encoding RidA family protein yields MKRIQTAAAPQAIGPYSQAILAGNMVYTSGQIPLTPEGKLVDGGIVEQTHQVMKNLQAVLQAAGTDLSKVVKTTIFLADMEDFQQVNEVYAQYFEEPHPARSCVQAARLPKDVRVEIEAVAIVD; encoded by the coding sequence ATGAAGCGAATCCAAACAGCTGCGGCTCCGCAAGCGATCGGGCCGTATTCGCAAGCGATTCTGGCTGGCAACATGGTGTACACGTCGGGGCAGATTCCACTGACACCGGAAGGCAAACTGGTCGACGGCGGAATCGTGGAGCAGACCCATCAGGTGATGAAGAACCTGCAGGCTGTACTGCAAGCCGCCGGAACCGACCTGAGCAAGGTGGTAAAGACAACGATCTTTTTGGCTGACATGGAAGATTTTCAACAAGTGAATGAAGTCTATGCACAGTATTTCGAGGAACCACACCCCGCCCGCTCATGCGTGCAGGCAGCGCGTCTTCCCAAAGATGTGCGGGTGGAAATTGAAGCAGTGGCAATTGTCGATTGA
- a CDS encoding ribonuclease H-like YkuK family protein — MNFYHPRKGRFTIEEVIADMRQYMEADRSARYKVVIGTDSQTNQQETLFVTAIIVQRVGKGALFYYARKRSRPMFDLRYRIYKETEYSLDCMEQLKQHGLLEVSTDIPVEIHLDVGKHGETRTLIQEVVGWVTSVGYTAKIKPDAFAASAVADRFTK; from the coding sequence TTGAACTTCTACCATCCTCGAAAAGGGCGGTTCACCATCGAAGAAGTCATTGCCGATATGCGCCAGTATATGGAAGCAGATCGCTCTGCCCGATACAAAGTGGTCATCGGAACCGATTCACAGACCAACCAACAGGAAACCTTGTTTGTCACGGCCATCATCGTCCAACGCGTCGGCAAGGGAGCCTTGTTTTACTATGCACGCAAGCGCTCCCGCCCGATGTTTGACTTGCGGTATCGGATCTACAAGGAGACGGAGTACAGCCTGGACTGCATGGAGCAGTTGAAACAACACGGTTTGCTGGAAGTGTCGACAGACATCCCGGTGGAGATCCACTTGGATGTGGGGAAACATGGGGAGACGCGGACGTTGATTCAGGAGGTCGTGGGCTGGGTGACGTCCGTCGGATACACGGCCAAGATCAAACCGGATGCGTTTGCGGCCAGTGCGGTGGCGGACCGATTTACCAAATAA
- the spoVG gene encoding septation regulator SpoVG, whose amino-acid sequence MEITNVRLRRVNREGRMRAIASITIDGEFVVHDIRVIDGNNGMFVAMPSKRTPDGEFRDIAHPISPSTREKIEAAVLAEYERAGELEMKADVYPLDA is encoded by the coding sequence TTGGAAATTACAAACGTTCGTCTGCGCCGTGTCAACCGTGAAGGACGGATGCGCGCGATCGCTTCCATTACGATTGACGGAGAATTTGTCGTCCATGACATCCGCGTCATTGACGGAAACAACGGCATGTTTGTTGCGATGCCCAGCAAGCGTACGCCGGACGGCGAGTTCCGCGACATTGCCCACCCCATTTCGCCTTCGACCCGGGAAAAAATCGAAGCTGCCGTACTTGCGGAATATGAACGCGCCGGCGAATTGGAGATGAAAGCGGACGTTTATCCTTTGGATGCTTGA
- the ispE gene encoding 4-(cytidine 5'-diphospho)-2-C-methyl-D-erythritol kinase translates to MEVSEKAPAKINLTLDALHKREDGYHELEMVMTTIDLSDRIELADIDGDDIVLENSSGLIPQDERNLAYRAADLLRQRTGITRGVKITIHKRIPVAAGLAGGSSDAAATLRGLNRLWRLGLSLEELAELGAEIGSDVPFCVWSGTALAKGRGEILTPVASPPPCWVVLAKPRHGVSTAEVFQALRVDRIERRPNTEAMIRALEQGDYRGICRHLGNVLEEVTMQMYPEVRRLKEKMQQFGADGVLMSGSGPTVFGLVDRESRARRIVNGLRGFCRQVYAVRILGSNRPLLLDKSRTI, encoded by the coding sequence ATGGAAGTGTCGGAAAAAGCACCGGCAAAAATCAATTTGACTTTGGACGCCCTACATAAGCGCGAAGACGGGTATCATGAATTGGAAATGGTGATGACCACGATCGACTTGTCCGATCGGATTGAATTGGCGGACATCGACGGTGACGACATCGTGTTGGAGAATTCCTCCGGCCTCATTCCACAGGACGAACGCAATTTGGCTTATCGGGCGGCCGATTTGCTCCGGCAACGAACGGGGATCACCCGCGGTGTCAAAATCACGATTCACAAACGGATTCCGGTGGCCGCCGGACTGGCGGGCGGCAGTAGCGATGCCGCTGCCACATTACGCGGTCTCAACCGGTTGTGGCGGTTGGGATTGTCTTTGGAAGAATTGGCCGAGCTGGGAGCGGAGATCGGGTCGGATGTCCCGTTTTGTGTCTGGTCCGGAACGGCGTTGGCCAAAGGCCGGGGGGAAATCCTGACACCCGTTGCGTCGCCGCCGCCTTGCTGGGTCGTATTGGCCAAGCCCCGGCACGGTGTATCTACGGCGGAAGTGTTTCAGGCGCTGCGCGTGGACCGGATTGAGCGCAGACCGAATACGGAGGCGATGATTCGGGCGCTGGAGCAAGGAGATTATCGGGGCATCTGCCGGCACTTGGGTAACGTTTTGGAAGAAGTGACGATGCAGATGTATCCCGAAGTGCGGCGTCTCAAAGAGAAGATGCAGCAGTTCGGTGCCGACGGCGTGTTGATGTCGGGAAGCGGTCCCACCGTGTTCGGCCTGGTCGATCGCGAATCACGGGCGCGTCGTATTGTCAACGGTTTGCGGGGTTTTTGCCGTCAAGTATATGCTGTCCGTATATTAGGCTCAAACCGACCTCTTTTGCTTGATAAAAGCCGAACGATATGA
- the purR gene encoding pur operon repressor, with product MNKWKRSARIVDMTRQLIQHPHRLIPLSTFAERYDTAKSSISEDLTIIHEVMSATGQGGLETLAGAAGGVRYIPGMDRKTAEEVMRVLCRELSNPDRILPGGFLYMSDLLGQPVLLRDIGQIWASVFAKKQVNAVVTVETKGIPLALAAAMHLGVPVAIVRQGNRVTEGSVVTVNTVSGSSRRIRTLSLSRRSLKEGSRVLIIDDFMKAGGTIRGMIDLLSEFQAEVVGAGVLVESAAQERLVENVVSLAKIKSIDEKKRTVDVQLGNLFEKGWEIG from the coding sequence ATGAACAAATGGAAGCGGAGCGCACGCATCGTCGACATGACGCGTCAGCTCATCCAGCATCCGCATCGTCTCATCCCGCTCAGTACGTTTGCTGAGCGGTACGATACAGCGAAATCGTCCATCAGCGAGGATCTGACCATCATCCATGAGGTGATGAGCGCCACGGGTCAAGGCGGTCTGGAAACATTGGCCGGTGCGGCAGGCGGTGTTCGCTACATTCCGGGTATGGACAGGAAAACAGCGGAGGAAGTAATGAGGGTACTCTGCCGTGAGCTGTCCAATCCTGACCGCATTTTACCGGGTGGCTTTCTGTATATGTCCGATTTGTTGGGACAACCGGTACTACTGCGCGATATCGGGCAGATTTGGGCATCCGTGTTTGCCAAAAAACAGGTGAATGCCGTTGTCACGGTGGAAACGAAAGGGATTCCCCTGGCATTGGCGGCCGCCATGCATCTGGGTGTACCGGTGGCAATCGTGCGCCAGGGAAACCGGGTGACGGAAGGCTCGGTGGTGACTGTCAATACGGTGTCCGGGTCCAGCAGGCGCATTCGTACCCTTTCTTTATCGCGCCGCTCATTGAAGGAAGGGTCACGCGTGTTGATCATCGACGATTTCATGAAAGCGGGTGGCACCATTCGCGGGATGATCGATTTGCTTTCCGAGTTTCAGGCGGAAGTGGTCGGTGCCGGCGTACTGGTGGAATCGGCCGCCCAGGAGCGTCTGGTGGAAAATGTGGTGTCGCTGGCCAAAATCAAGTCGATTGACGAGAAAAAACGGACGGTGGATGTACAATTGGGTAACCTGTTTGAGAAAGGGTGGGAGATCGGATGA
- the veg gene encoding biofilm formation stimulator Veg: protein MGKNALTEIKQTLDGYIGHRIRLKANSGRRKTIERTGVLEETYPSVFIVKLDEDQHAFKRVSYSYADILTESVELTVYEDDQQVRVKYVKS from the coding sequence GTGGGCAAAAACGCGCTGACTGAAATCAAACAAACGCTGGATGGTTACATCGGACACCGCATTCGCCTCAAAGCAAACAGCGGTCGCCGCAAAACCATCGAGCGTACCGGCGTGTTGGAGGAAACGTATCCCTCCGTTTTTATTGTGAAGTTGGACGAAGACCAACACGCTTTCAAACGCGTTTCATACAGTTACGCGGACATCTTGACAGAGTCAGTGGAGCTGACCGTCTATGAAGACGATCAGCAGGTTCGTGTCAAATACGTCAAAAGCTAA